A genomic segment from Equus przewalskii isolate Varuska chromosome X, EquPr2, whole genome shotgun sequence encodes:
- the PDZD4 gene encoding PDZ domain-containing protein 4 isoform X1, protein MGCNMCVVQKPEEQYKVMLQVNGKELSKLSQEQTLEALRSSKEPLVIQVLRRSPRLRGDSSCHDLQLVDSGTQTDITFEHIMALGKLRPPTPPMVILEPYVLSELPPISHEYYDPAEFMEGGPQEADRMEELEYEEVELYKTSHRDKLGLMVCYRTDDEEDLGIYVGEVNPNSIAAKDGRIREGDRIIQINGVDVQNREEAVAILSQEENTNISLLVARPESQLAKRWKDSDRDDLLDDFGSEHEGDLRPRKPKSPPAQQLGDEEEKGAPDVGPGLSNSQELDSGVGRTDESTRNEESSEHDLLGDEPLSATNTPGTLRKFGLQGDALQSHDFHFSMDSLLAEGAGLGGVDLPGLTDEEYERYRELLEIKCHLENGNQLGLLFPRAASSNSGLDVNRNESLGHEMAMLEEELRHLEFKCRNILRAQKMQQLRERCMKAWLLEEESLYDLGAGEPKKHELSDISELPEKSDKDSTSAYNTGESCRSTPLLAEPLQESPLRRAAAGNSNLNRTPSGPPVATHPKAAPPQGSPSKFRSLSRDPEVGRRQHSEERVRRSPKTGVTLECMGPEGSPYLSRRHRGQGQESEHYHSCVQLAPPRGLEELGHSPLSLASSPRVGGAAVATEAPRMEWKVKVRSDGTRYVAKRPVRDRLLKARALKIREERSGMTTDDDAVSEMKMGRYWSKEERKQHLIRAREQRKRREFMMQSRLECLREQQNGDSKAELNIIALSHRKTMKKRNKKILDNWITIQEMLAHGTRSADGKRVYNPLLSVTTV, encoded by the exons GTGAACGGGAAGGAGCTCTCCAAGCTGTCTCAAGAGCAAACCCTGGAGGCCCTGCGCTCCTCCAAGGAGCCCCTGGTGATCCAGGTGCTGAGACGCAGCCCCCGCCTCCGGGGGGACAGCTCCTGCCATGACCTGCAGCTGGTGGATAGTGGCACTCAGACCGACATCACCTTCGAGCATATCATGGCGCTGGGCAAGCTGCGCCCGCCCACCCCGCCCATGGTCATCCTGGAGCCGTACGTCCTGTCTGAGCT CCCCCCCATCAGCCATGAGTACTATGACCCGGCGGAGTTCATGGAGGGCGGCCCGCAGGAGGCAGACCGTATGGAAGAGCTGGAGTATGAG GAGGTGGAGCTGTATAAAACCAGCCACCGGGATAAGCTGGGCCTGATGGTCTGCTACCGCACAGATGATGAGGAGGACCTGGGCATCTACGTTGGAGAG GTGAATCCCAACAGCATTGCAGCCAAAGATGGCCGGATCCGGGAGGGAGACCGCATCATCCAG ATAAACGGTGTGGACGTCCAGAACCGGGAAGAGGCAGTGGCTATCCTGAGCCAGGAGGAGAACACCAACATCTCCCTTCTGGTGGCTCGGCCTGAGAGCCAG CTGGCAAAGCGGTGGAAGGACAGCGACCGGGACGACTTGCTGGATGACTTTGGCTCTGAGCATGAGGGGGATCTGCGTCCGAGGAAGCCAAAATCCCCCCCTGCCCAGcag CTTGGGGACGAAGAGGAGAAAGGGGCCCCTGATGTGGGCCCAGGCCTGAGCAACAGCCAGGAGCTGGACAGTGGGGTGGGCCGGACCGACGAGAGCACCCGCAACGAGGAGAGCTCTGAGCACGACCTGCTGGGGGACGAGCCCCTGAGTGCCACCAACACACCTGGGACCCTGCGCAAGTTTGGCCTGCAAGGGGACGCCCTGCAGAGCCACGACTTCCACTTCAGCATGGACTCCCTGCTGGctgagggggcggggctggggggggtTGACCTCCCAGGCCTCACCGATGAGGAATATGAGCGCTACCGCGAGCTGCTGGAGATCAAGTGCCACCTGGAGAATGGCAACCAGCTGGGCCTCCTCTTTCCCCGGGCCGCCAGCAGCAACAGTGGCCTGGATGTCAATCGCAACGAGAGCCTGGGCCATGAGATGGCCatgctggaggaggagctgcGGCACCTGGAGTTCAAGTGTCGCAACATCCTGCGGGCGCAGAAGATGCAGCAGCTGCGGGAGCGCTGCATGAAGGCCTGgttgctggaggaggagagcctCTATGACCTGGGGGCCGGTGAGCCCAAGAAGCATGAGCTGTCTGACATCTCTGAGCTGCCTGAGAAGTCGGACAAGGACAGCACCAGCGCCTACAACACGGGTGAGAGCTGCCGCAGCACCCCACTGCTTGCAGAGCCCCTGCAGGAGAGCCCCCTGAGGCGGGCTGCTGCTGGCAACTCCAACTTGAACCGGACCCCCTCCGGCCCCCCTGTCGCCACCCACCCCAAGGCCGCTCCTCCACAGGGGAGCCCCTCCAAGTTCCGGTCCCTATCCCGGGATCCTGAGGTGGGCCGGAGACAGCACTCGGAGGAACGAGTCCGCCGCAGCCCCAAGACAGGGGTGACCCTGGAGTGCATGGGCCCTGAAGGCAGCCCCTACCTCTCGCGGCGCCACCGTGGTCAGGGCCAGGAGAGCGAGCACTACCATAGCTGTGTGCAGCTGGCCCCGCCGCGCggcctggaggagctgggccaCAGCCCCTTGAGTTTGGCTAGCAGTCCTCGGGTAGGCGGGGCGGCGGTGGCCACGGAAGCGCCACGCATGGAGTGGAAGGTCAAGGTGCGCAGTGATGGGACCCGCTATGTGGCTAAGCGGCCAGTGCGCGATCGCCTCCTAAAAGCCCGGGCCCTGAAGATCCGGGAGGAGCGCAGCGGCATGACCACCGACGATGATGCAGTGAGCGAGATGAAGATGGGCCGGTACTGGAGCAAGGAGGAACGGAAGCAGCACCTGATCCGGGCCCGAGAGCAGCGGAAGCGACGTGAGTTTATGATGCAGAGCAGGCTGGAGTGCCTGAGGGAGCAGCAGAATGGCGACAGTAAGGCGGAGCTCAACATCATCGCCTTGAGCCACCGCAAGACCATGaagaagaggaacaagaagaTCCTAGACAACTGGATCACTATCCAGGAGATGCTGGCCCATGGCACACGCTCAGCCGACGGCAAGCGGGTCTACAACCCGCTGCTCTCGGTCACCACAGTCTGA
- the PDZD4 gene encoding PDZ domain-containing protein 4 isoform X4, with amino-acid sequence MTVPPISHEYYDPAEFMEGGPQEADRMEELEYEEVELYKTSHRDKLGLMVCYRTDDEEDLGIYVGEVNPNSIAAKDGRIREGDRIIQINGVDVQNREEAVAILSQEENTNISLLVARPESQLAKRWKDSDRDDLLDDFGSEHEGDLRPRKPKSPPAQQLGDEEEKGAPDVGPGLSNSQELDSGVGRTDESTRNEESSEHDLLGDEPLSATNTPGTLRKFGLQGDALQSHDFHFSMDSLLAEGAGLGGVDLPGLTDEEYERYRELLEIKCHLENGNQLGLLFPRAASSNSGLDVNRNESLGHEMAMLEEELRHLEFKCRNILRAQKMQQLRERCMKAWLLEEESLYDLGAGEPKKHELSDISELPEKSDKDSTSAYNTGESCRSTPLLAEPLQESPLRRAAAGNSNLNRTPSGPPVATHPKAAPPQGSPSKFRSLSRDPEVGRRQHSEERVRRSPKTGVTLECMGPEGSPYLSRRHRGQGQESEHYHSCVQLAPPRGLEELGHSPLSLASSPRVGGAAVATEAPRMEWKVKVRSDGTRYVAKRPVRDRLLKARALKIREERSGMTTDDDAVSEMKMGRYWSKEERKQHLIRAREQRKRREFMMQSRLECLREQQNGDSKAELNIIALSHRKTMKKRNKKILDNWITIQEMLAHGTRSADGKRVYNPLLSVTTV; translated from the exons ATGACTGT CCCCCCCATCAGCCATGAGTACTATGACCCGGCGGAGTTCATGGAGGGCGGCCCGCAGGAGGCAGACCGTATGGAAGAGCTGGAGTATGAG GAGGTGGAGCTGTATAAAACCAGCCACCGGGATAAGCTGGGCCTGATGGTCTGCTACCGCACAGATGATGAGGAGGACCTGGGCATCTACGTTGGAGAG GTGAATCCCAACAGCATTGCAGCCAAAGATGGCCGGATCCGGGAGGGAGACCGCATCATCCAG ATAAACGGTGTGGACGTCCAGAACCGGGAAGAGGCAGTGGCTATCCTGAGCCAGGAGGAGAACACCAACATCTCCCTTCTGGTGGCTCGGCCTGAGAGCCAG CTGGCAAAGCGGTGGAAGGACAGCGACCGGGACGACTTGCTGGATGACTTTGGCTCTGAGCATGAGGGGGATCTGCGTCCGAGGAAGCCAAAATCCCCCCCTGCCCAGcag CTTGGGGACGAAGAGGAGAAAGGGGCCCCTGATGTGGGCCCAGGCCTGAGCAACAGCCAGGAGCTGGACAGTGGGGTGGGCCGGACCGACGAGAGCACCCGCAACGAGGAGAGCTCTGAGCACGACCTGCTGGGGGACGAGCCCCTGAGTGCCACCAACACACCTGGGACCCTGCGCAAGTTTGGCCTGCAAGGGGACGCCCTGCAGAGCCACGACTTCCACTTCAGCATGGACTCCCTGCTGGctgagggggcggggctggggggggtTGACCTCCCAGGCCTCACCGATGAGGAATATGAGCGCTACCGCGAGCTGCTGGAGATCAAGTGCCACCTGGAGAATGGCAACCAGCTGGGCCTCCTCTTTCCCCGGGCCGCCAGCAGCAACAGTGGCCTGGATGTCAATCGCAACGAGAGCCTGGGCCATGAGATGGCCatgctggaggaggagctgcGGCACCTGGAGTTCAAGTGTCGCAACATCCTGCGGGCGCAGAAGATGCAGCAGCTGCGGGAGCGCTGCATGAAGGCCTGgttgctggaggaggagagcctCTATGACCTGGGGGCCGGTGAGCCCAAGAAGCATGAGCTGTCTGACATCTCTGAGCTGCCTGAGAAGTCGGACAAGGACAGCACCAGCGCCTACAACACGGGTGAGAGCTGCCGCAGCACCCCACTGCTTGCAGAGCCCCTGCAGGAGAGCCCCCTGAGGCGGGCTGCTGCTGGCAACTCCAACTTGAACCGGACCCCCTCCGGCCCCCCTGTCGCCACCCACCCCAAGGCCGCTCCTCCACAGGGGAGCCCCTCCAAGTTCCGGTCCCTATCCCGGGATCCTGAGGTGGGCCGGAGACAGCACTCGGAGGAACGAGTCCGCCGCAGCCCCAAGACAGGGGTGACCCTGGAGTGCATGGGCCCTGAAGGCAGCCCCTACCTCTCGCGGCGCCACCGTGGTCAGGGCCAGGAGAGCGAGCACTACCATAGCTGTGTGCAGCTGGCCCCGCCGCGCggcctggaggagctgggccaCAGCCCCTTGAGTTTGGCTAGCAGTCCTCGGGTAGGCGGGGCGGCGGTGGCCACGGAAGCGCCACGCATGGAGTGGAAGGTCAAGGTGCGCAGTGATGGGACCCGCTATGTGGCTAAGCGGCCAGTGCGCGATCGCCTCCTAAAAGCCCGGGCCCTGAAGATCCGGGAGGAGCGCAGCGGCATGACCACCGACGATGATGCAGTGAGCGAGATGAAGATGGGCCGGTACTGGAGCAAGGAGGAACGGAAGCAGCACCTGATCCGGGCCCGAGAGCAGCGGAAGCGACGTGAGTTTATGATGCAGAGCAGGCTGGAGTGCCTGAGGGAGCAGCAGAATGGCGACAGTAAGGCGGAGCTCAACATCATCGCCTTGAGCCACCGCAAGACCATGaagaagaggaacaagaagaTCCTAGACAACTGGATCACTATCCAGGAGATGCTGGCCCATGGCACACGCTCAGCCGACGGCAAGCGGGTCTACAACCCGCTGCTCTCGGTCACCACAGTCTGA
- the PDZD4 gene encoding PDZ domain-containing protein 4 isoform X5 → MGCNMCVVQKPEEQYKVMLQEVELYKTSHRDKLGLMVCYRTDDEEDLGIYVGEVNPNSIAAKDGRIREGDRIIQINGVDVQNREEAVAILSQEENTNISLLVARPESQLAKRWKDSDRDDLLDDFGSEHEGDLRPRKPKSPPAQQLGDEEEKGAPDVGPGLSNSQELDSGVGRTDESTRNEESSEHDLLGDEPLSATNTPGTLRKFGLQGDALQSHDFHFSMDSLLAEGAGLGGVDLPGLTDEEYERYRELLEIKCHLENGNQLGLLFPRAASSNSGLDVNRNESLGHEMAMLEEELRHLEFKCRNILRAQKMQQLRERCMKAWLLEEESLYDLGAGEPKKHELSDISELPEKSDKDSTSAYNTGESCRSTPLLAEPLQESPLRRAAAGNSNLNRTPSGPPVATHPKAAPPQGSPSKFRSLSRDPEVGRRQHSEERVRRSPKTGVTLECMGPEGSPYLSRRHRGQGQESEHYHSCVQLAPPRGLEELGHSPLSLASSPRVGGAAVATEAPRMEWKVKVRSDGTRYVAKRPVRDRLLKARALKIREERSGMTTDDDAVSEMKMGRYWSKEERKQHLIRAREQRKRREFMMQSRLECLREQQNGDSKAELNIIALSHRKTMKKRNKKILDNWITIQEMLAHGTRSADGKRVYNPLLSVTTV, encoded by the exons GAGGTGGAGCTGTATAAAACCAGCCACCGGGATAAGCTGGGCCTGATGGTCTGCTACCGCACAGATGATGAGGAGGACCTGGGCATCTACGTTGGAGAG GTGAATCCCAACAGCATTGCAGCCAAAGATGGCCGGATCCGGGAGGGAGACCGCATCATCCAG ATAAACGGTGTGGACGTCCAGAACCGGGAAGAGGCAGTGGCTATCCTGAGCCAGGAGGAGAACACCAACATCTCCCTTCTGGTGGCTCGGCCTGAGAGCCAG CTGGCAAAGCGGTGGAAGGACAGCGACCGGGACGACTTGCTGGATGACTTTGGCTCTGAGCATGAGGGGGATCTGCGTCCGAGGAAGCCAAAATCCCCCCCTGCCCAGcag CTTGGGGACGAAGAGGAGAAAGGGGCCCCTGATGTGGGCCCAGGCCTGAGCAACAGCCAGGAGCTGGACAGTGGGGTGGGCCGGACCGACGAGAGCACCCGCAACGAGGAGAGCTCTGAGCACGACCTGCTGGGGGACGAGCCCCTGAGTGCCACCAACACACCTGGGACCCTGCGCAAGTTTGGCCTGCAAGGGGACGCCCTGCAGAGCCACGACTTCCACTTCAGCATGGACTCCCTGCTGGctgagggggcggggctggggggggtTGACCTCCCAGGCCTCACCGATGAGGAATATGAGCGCTACCGCGAGCTGCTGGAGATCAAGTGCCACCTGGAGAATGGCAACCAGCTGGGCCTCCTCTTTCCCCGGGCCGCCAGCAGCAACAGTGGCCTGGATGTCAATCGCAACGAGAGCCTGGGCCATGAGATGGCCatgctggaggaggagctgcGGCACCTGGAGTTCAAGTGTCGCAACATCCTGCGGGCGCAGAAGATGCAGCAGCTGCGGGAGCGCTGCATGAAGGCCTGgttgctggaggaggagagcctCTATGACCTGGGGGCCGGTGAGCCCAAGAAGCATGAGCTGTCTGACATCTCTGAGCTGCCTGAGAAGTCGGACAAGGACAGCACCAGCGCCTACAACACGGGTGAGAGCTGCCGCAGCACCCCACTGCTTGCAGAGCCCCTGCAGGAGAGCCCCCTGAGGCGGGCTGCTGCTGGCAACTCCAACTTGAACCGGACCCCCTCCGGCCCCCCTGTCGCCACCCACCCCAAGGCCGCTCCTCCACAGGGGAGCCCCTCCAAGTTCCGGTCCCTATCCCGGGATCCTGAGGTGGGCCGGAGACAGCACTCGGAGGAACGAGTCCGCCGCAGCCCCAAGACAGGGGTGACCCTGGAGTGCATGGGCCCTGAAGGCAGCCCCTACCTCTCGCGGCGCCACCGTGGTCAGGGCCAGGAGAGCGAGCACTACCATAGCTGTGTGCAGCTGGCCCCGCCGCGCggcctggaggagctgggccaCAGCCCCTTGAGTTTGGCTAGCAGTCCTCGGGTAGGCGGGGCGGCGGTGGCCACGGAAGCGCCACGCATGGAGTGGAAGGTCAAGGTGCGCAGTGATGGGACCCGCTATGTGGCTAAGCGGCCAGTGCGCGATCGCCTCCTAAAAGCCCGGGCCCTGAAGATCCGGGAGGAGCGCAGCGGCATGACCACCGACGATGATGCAGTGAGCGAGATGAAGATGGGCCGGTACTGGAGCAAGGAGGAACGGAAGCAGCACCTGATCCGGGCCCGAGAGCAGCGGAAGCGACGTGAGTTTATGATGCAGAGCAGGCTGGAGTGCCTGAGGGAGCAGCAGAATGGCGACAGTAAGGCGGAGCTCAACATCATCGCCTTGAGCCACCGCAAGACCATGaagaagaggaacaagaagaTCCTAGACAACTGGATCACTATCCAGGAGATGCTGGCCCATGGCACACGCTCAGCCGACGGCAAGCGGGTCTACAACCCGCTGCTCTCGGTCACCACAGTCTGA
- the PDZD4 gene encoding PDZ domain-containing protein 4 isoform X3, whose amino-acid sequence MALGKLRPPTPPMVILEPPPISHEYYDPAEFMEGGPQEADRMEELEYEEVELYKTSHRDKLGLMVCYRTDDEEDLGIYVGEVNPNSIAAKDGRIREGDRIIQINGVDVQNREEAVAILSQEENTNISLLVARPESQLAKRWKDSDRDDLLDDFGSEHEGDLRPRKPKSPPAQQLGDEEEKGAPDVGPGLSNSQELDSGVGRTDESTRNEESSEHDLLGDEPLSATNTPGTLRKFGLQGDALQSHDFHFSMDSLLAEGAGLGGVDLPGLTDEEYERYRELLEIKCHLENGNQLGLLFPRAASSNSGLDVNRNESLGHEMAMLEEELRHLEFKCRNILRAQKMQQLRERCMKAWLLEEESLYDLGAGEPKKHELSDISELPEKSDKDSTSAYNTGESCRSTPLLAEPLQESPLRRAAAGNSNLNRTPSGPPVATHPKAAPPQGSPSKFRSLSRDPEVGRRQHSEERVRRSPKTGVTLECMGPEGSPYLSRRHRGQGQESEHYHSCVQLAPPRGLEELGHSPLSLASSPRVGGAAVATEAPRMEWKVKVRSDGTRYVAKRPVRDRLLKARALKIREERSGMTTDDDAVSEMKMGRYWSKEERKQHLIRAREQRKRREFMMQSRLECLREQQNGDSKAELNIIALSHRKTMKKRNKKILDNWITIQEMLAHGTRSADGKRVYNPLLSVTTV is encoded by the exons ATGGCGCTGGGCAAGCTGCGCCCGCCCACCCCGCCCATGGTCATCCTGGAGCC CCCCCCCATCAGCCATGAGTACTATGACCCGGCGGAGTTCATGGAGGGCGGCCCGCAGGAGGCAGACCGTATGGAAGAGCTGGAGTATGAG GAGGTGGAGCTGTATAAAACCAGCCACCGGGATAAGCTGGGCCTGATGGTCTGCTACCGCACAGATGATGAGGAGGACCTGGGCATCTACGTTGGAGAG GTGAATCCCAACAGCATTGCAGCCAAAGATGGCCGGATCCGGGAGGGAGACCGCATCATCCAG ATAAACGGTGTGGACGTCCAGAACCGGGAAGAGGCAGTGGCTATCCTGAGCCAGGAGGAGAACACCAACATCTCCCTTCTGGTGGCTCGGCCTGAGAGCCAG CTGGCAAAGCGGTGGAAGGACAGCGACCGGGACGACTTGCTGGATGACTTTGGCTCTGAGCATGAGGGGGATCTGCGTCCGAGGAAGCCAAAATCCCCCCCTGCCCAGcag CTTGGGGACGAAGAGGAGAAAGGGGCCCCTGATGTGGGCCCAGGCCTGAGCAACAGCCAGGAGCTGGACAGTGGGGTGGGCCGGACCGACGAGAGCACCCGCAACGAGGAGAGCTCTGAGCACGACCTGCTGGGGGACGAGCCCCTGAGTGCCACCAACACACCTGGGACCCTGCGCAAGTTTGGCCTGCAAGGGGACGCCCTGCAGAGCCACGACTTCCACTTCAGCATGGACTCCCTGCTGGctgagggggcggggctggggggggtTGACCTCCCAGGCCTCACCGATGAGGAATATGAGCGCTACCGCGAGCTGCTGGAGATCAAGTGCCACCTGGAGAATGGCAACCAGCTGGGCCTCCTCTTTCCCCGGGCCGCCAGCAGCAACAGTGGCCTGGATGTCAATCGCAACGAGAGCCTGGGCCATGAGATGGCCatgctggaggaggagctgcGGCACCTGGAGTTCAAGTGTCGCAACATCCTGCGGGCGCAGAAGATGCAGCAGCTGCGGGAGCGCTGCATGAAGGCCTGgttgctggaggaggagagcctCTATGACCTGGGGGCCGGTGAGCCCAAGAAGCATGAGCTGTCTGACATCTCTGAGCTGCCTGAGAAGTCGGACAAGGACAGCACCAGCGCCTACAACACGGGTGAGAGCTGCCGCAGCACCCCACTGCTTGCAGAGCCCCTGCAGGAGAGCCCCCTGAGGCGGGCTGCTGCTGGCAACTCCAACTTGAACCGGACCCCCTCCGGCCCCCCTGTCGCCACCCACCCCAAGGCCGCTCCTCCACAGGGGAGCCCCTCCAAGTTCCGGTCCCTATCCCGGGATCCTGAGGTGGGCCGGAGACAGCACTCGGAGGAACGAGTCCGCCGCAGCCCCAAGACAGGGGTGACCCTGGAGTGCATGGGCCCTGAAGGCAGCCCCTACCTCTCGCGGCGCCACCGTGGTCAGGGCCAGGAGAGCGAGCACTACCATAGCTGTGTGCAGCTGGCCCCGCCGCGCggcctggaggagctgggccaCAGCCCCTTGAGTTTGGCTAGCAGTCCTCGGGTAGGCGGGGCGGCGGTGGCCACGGAAGCGCCACGCATGGAGTGGAAGGTCAAGGTGCGCAGTGATGGGACCCGCTATGTGGCTAAGCGGCCAGTGCGCGATCGCCTCCTAAAAGCCCGGGCCCTGAAGATCCGGGAGGAGCGCAGCGGCATGACCACCGACGATGATGCAGTGAGCGAGATGAAGATGGGCCGGTACTGGAGCAAGGAGGAACGGAAGCAGCACCTGATCCGGGCCCGAGAGCAGCGGAAGCGACGTGAGTTTATGATGCAGAGCAGGCTGGAGTGCCTGAGGGAGCAGCAGAATGGCGACAGTAAGGCGGAGCTCAACATCATCGCCTTGAGCCACCGCAAGACCATGaagaagaggaacaagaagaTCCTAGACAACTGGATCACTATCCAGGAGATGCTGGCCCATGGCACACGCTCAGCCGACGGCAAGCGGGTCTACAACCCGCTGCTCTCGGTCACCACAGTCTGA
- the PDZD4 gene encoding PDZ domain-containing protein 4 isoform X2, whose translation MGCNMCVVQKPEEQYKVMLQVNGKELSKLSQEQTLEALRSSKEPLVIQVLRRSPRLRGDSSCHDLQLVDSGTQTDITFEHIMALGKLRPPTPPMVILEPPPISHEYYDPAEFMEGGPQEADRMEELEYEEVELYKTSHRDKLGLMVCYRTDDEEDLGIYVGEVNPNSIAAKDGRIREGDRIIQINGVDVQNREEAVAILSQEENTNISLLVARPESQLAKRWKDSDRDDLLDDFGSEHEGDLRPRKPKSPPAQQLGDEEEKGAPDVGPGLSNSQELDSGVGRTDESTRNEESSEHDLLGDEPLSATNTPGTLRKFGLQGDALQSHDFHFSMDSLLAEGAGLGGVDLPGLTDEEYERYRELLEIKCHLENGNQLGLLFPRAASSNSGLDVNRNESLGHEMAMLEEELRHLEFKCRNILRAQKMQQLRERCMKAWLLEEESLYDLGAGEPKKHELSDISELPEKSDKDSTSAYNTGESCRSTPLLAEPLQESPLRRAAAGNSNLNRTPSGPPVATHPKAAPPQGSPSKFRSLSRDPEVGRRQHSEERVRRSPKTGVTLECMGPEGSPYLSRRHRGQGQESEHYHSCVQLAPPRGLEELGHSPLSLASSPRVGGAAVATEAPRMEWKVKVRSDGTRYVAKRPVRDRLLKARALKIREERSGMTTDDDAVSEMKMGRYWSKEERKQHLIRAREQRKRREFMMQSRLECLREQQNGDSKAELNIIALSHRKTMKKRNKKILDNWITIQEMLAHGTRSADGKRVYNPLLSVTTV comes from the exons GTGAACGGGAAGGAGCTCTCCAAGCTGTCTCAAGAGCAAACCCTGGAGGCCCTGCGCTCCTCCAAGGAGCCCCTGGTGATCCAGGTGCTGAGACGCAGCCCCCGCCTCCGGGGGGACAGCTCCTGCCATGACCTGCAGCTGGTGGATAGTGGCACTCAGACCGACATCACCTTCGAGCATATCATGGCGCTGGGCAAGCTGCGCCCGCCCACCCCGCCCATGGTCATCCTGGAGCC CCCCCCCATCAGCCATGAGTACTATGACCCGGCGGAGTTCATGGAGGGCGGCCCGCAGGAGGCAGACCGTATGGAAGAGCTGGAGTATGAG GAGGTGGAGCTGTATAAAACCAGCCACCGGGATAAGCTGGGCCTGATGGTCTGCTACCGCACAGATGATGAGGAGGACCTGGGCATCTACGTTGGAGAG GTGAATCCCAACAGCATTGCAGCCAAAGATGGCCGGATCCGGGAGGGAGACCGCATCATCCAG ATAAACGGTGTGGACGTCCAGAACCGGGAAGAGGCAGTGGCTATCCTGAGCCAGGAGGAGAACACCAACATCTCCCTTCTGGTGGCTCGGCCTGAGAGCCAG CTGGCAAAGCGGTGGAAGGACAGCGACCGGGACGACTTGCTGGATGACTTTGGCTCTGAGCATGAGGGGGATCTGCGTCCGAGGAAGCCAAAATCCCCCCCTGCCCAGcag CTTGGGGACGAAGAGGAGAAAGGGGCCCCTGATGTGGGCCCAGGCCTGAGCAACAGCCAGGAGCTGGACAGTGGGGTGGGCCGGACCGACGAGAGCACCCGCAACGAGGAGAGCTCTGAGCACGACCTGCTGGGGGACGAGCCCCTGAGTGCCACCAACACACCTGGGACCCTGCGCAAGTTTGGCCTGCAAGGGGACGCCCTGCAGAGCCACGACTTCCACTTCAGCATGGACTCCCTGCTGGctgagggggcggggctggggggggtTGACCTCCCAGGCCTCACCGATGAGGAATATGAGCGCTACCGCGAGCTGCTGGAGATCAAGTGCCACCTGGAGAATGGCAACCAGCTGGGCCTCCTCTTTCCCCGGGCCGCCAGCAGCAACAGTGGCCTGGATGTCAATCGCAACGAGAGCCTGGGCCATGAGATGGCCatgctggaggaggagctgcGGCACCTGGAGTTCAAGTGTCGCAACATCCTGCGGGCGCAGAAGATGCAGCAGCTGCGGGAGCGCTGCATGAAGGCCTGgttgctggaggaggagagcctCTATGACCTGGGGGCCGGTGAGCCCAAGAAGCATGAGCTGTCTGACATCTCTGAGCTGCCTGAGAAGTCGGACAAGGACAGCACCAGCGCCTACAACACGGGTGAGAGCTGCCGCAGCACCCCACTGCTTGCAGAGCCCCTGCAGGAGAGCCCCCTGAGGCGGGCTGCTGCTGGCAACTCCAACTTGAACCGGACCCCCTCCGGCCCCCCTGTCGCCACCCACCCCAAGGCCGCTCCTCCACAGGGGAGCCCCTCCAAGTTCCGGTCCCTATCCCGGGATCCTGAGGTGGGCCGGAGACAGCACTCGGAGGAACGAGTCCGCCGCAGCCCCAAGACAGGGGTGACCCTGGAGTGCATGGGCCCTGAAGGCAGCCCCTACCTCTCGCGGCGCCACCGTGGTCAGGGCCAGGAGAGCGAGCACTACCATAGCTGTGTGCAGCTGGCCCCGCCGCGCggcctggaggagctgggccaCAGCCCCTTGAGTTTGGCTAGCAGTCCTCGGGTAGGCGGGGCGGCGGTGGCCACGGAAGCGCCACGCATGGAGTGGAAGGTCAAGGTGCGCAGTGATGGGACCCGCTATGTGGCTAAGCGGCCAGTGCGCGATCGCCTCCTAAAAGCCCGGGCCCTGAAGATCCGGGAGGAGCGCAGCGGCATGACCACCGACGATGATGCAGTGAGCGAGATGAAGATGGGCCGGTACTGGAGCAAGGAGGAACGGAAGCAGCACCTGATCCGGGCCCGAGAGCAGCGGAAGCGACGTGAGTTTATGATGCAGAGCAGGCTGGAGTGCCTGAGGGAGCAGCAGAATGGCGACAGTAAGGCGGAGCTCAACATCATCGCCTTGAGCCACCGCAAGACCATGaagaagaggaacaagaagaTCCTAGACAACTGGATCACTATCCAGGAGATGCTGGCCCATGGCACACGCTCAGCCGACGGCAAGCGGGTCTACAACCCGCTGCTCTCGGTCACCACAGTCTGA